From the genome of Lotus japonicus ecotype B-129 chromosome 6, LjGifu_v1.2, one region includes:
- the LOC130725659 gene encoding peroxidase E5-like, translated as MWRAITGLIILCASLIHVAVPVPNGTAAADLLSPDYYKDTCPQLYHTLSGVILTAVKTDIRIAVSLLKLHFFDCFVQGCDGSVLLVETAKIQSEQGAFPNMYIVRGLNVVNDIKRAVEAACPATISRAGILALSAQVASIVVRVAIDYFPQLLAFFPISFLF; from the exons ATGTGGCGGGCTATTACGGGATTGATCATATTATGTGCTTCACTGATCCATGTAGCAGTCCCAGTCCCAAATGGGACTGCTGCTGCTGACTTGCTCAGTCCCGATTATTACAAAGACACATGCCCCCAACTGTACCATACCCTATCCGGCGTGATCCTCACCGCCGTTAAGACTGATATACGCATCGCTGTAAGTCTCTTGAAGCTTCACTTCTTTGATTGCTTCGTTCAG GGATGCGATGGATCAGTATTGCTGGTCGAAACTGCCAAGATACAAAGTGAGCAAGGTGCATTTCCCAACATGTACATAGTGAGGGGGTTGAATGTGGTGAATGATATTAAGCGTGCGGTGGAAGCGGCATGTCCAGCTACAATCTCACGTGCTGGCATTCTTGCGTTATCTGCGCAAGTTGCTTCTATTGTGGTAAGGGTAGCTATAGACTATTTCCCACAATTGCTTGCCTTTTTTCCTATATCATTTTTGTTCTAA
- the LOC130725658 gene encoding protein FAR1-RELATED SEQUENCE 5-like, protein MSRIVSPLRMDSALNSSIEEENEWVPTCAEELKPKVGQQLNTLEEGEEFYKRYAHNAGFSVRCSSETKDKNGVKRWKYFVCSKEGYLPNKTESVVQSESTVKLKARRRSLTREGCYARAVFKLVEEGKYELNKFHESHTHALASPMKRQFLRSARKVNPVHKSLLRAYNRANIGPSKTYHLLKEQFGGYQNVGCTQRDLQNYSRDLKTLIKDSDAHVFIDNFRRKQELNPSFYYAYDVDGEGRLKCVFWADGLSRKNYSLFGDVVSFDTTYETNRYSMIFAPFTGVNHHRQCVTFGAAFLADEKADSFIWLFEKFLEAMGHHQPNLIITDQDPAMKVAIEKIFNHSAHRFCMWHIMKKVSEKVGVSLNANEEFNTDFKSCIWRSETANEFETTWKSIIIRFQLQKNDWLSHMYDIRSMWIPAYFKDIFLAGILRTTSRSESENSFYGKFLNPNVSLVEFWMRFDSAIEAQRQKELLADNDSLHSQPKLKLNRNLEKHGSNVYTHENFYKFQKELWIACVDCGVESKKEEGGLEILHIIDNSHANAKMREVAYNPSNHNAECSCKMYQSQGIPCRHILCVLKGKGLNEIPSNYILNRWTKLANRKPIFDTAENALEMCSKPENERKIISDVWDHLFKCVEKAGNSKEKLLFVMNGVIDIEKQLNEFEENPEQDMADDLQTFVGSNIPKEVEILPPRVSKTKGSGRRIKGGKEKAVEQQQKRTRLCRTCGEHGIHDSRNCPSKASS, encoded by the exons ATGAGTAGAATTGTATCCCCATTAAGGATGGATTCTGCCCTCAACAGCTCAATTGAAGAG GAAAACGAATGGGTGCCAACTTGTGCTGAAGAATTAAAGCCGAAGGTTGGACAACAATTAAATACAttagaagaaggtgaagagttTTACAAAAGGTATGCACATAATGCTGGATTTAGTGTTCGCTGCTCATCTGAAACTAAAGACAAAAATGGCGTGAAGCGCTGGAAGTATTTTGTTTGCTCAAAAGAAGGTTACCTACCAAATAAGACAGAAAGTGTGGTGCAAAGTGAATCCACAGTTAAGCTTAAGGCTAGAAGAAGGAGTCTAACAAGAGAAGGATGCTATGCAAGGGCTGTTTTCAAACTGGTAGAGGAAGGTAAATATGAACTTAATAAATTTCATGAAAGTCATACACATGCACTTGCTTCACCTATGAAGAGACAATTTTTACGATCAGCAAGAAAAGTGAATCCTGTGCACAAGAGTTTATTGCGTGCATATAATAGAGCAAATATTGGGCCTTCGAAAACTTACCACTTGTTGAAAGAGCAATTTGGGGGTTATCAAAATGTTGGATGCACACAAAGAGATCTTCAGAATTACTCAAGAGATTTAAAGACTTTAATTAAAGATTCTGATGCTCATGTATTTATTGACAACTTTAGAAGGAAGCAAGAATTAAATCCATCCTTCTATTATGCTTATGATGTAGATGGAGAAGGtagattaaaatgtgttttttggGCAGACGGTCTTTCtagaaaaaattattctttATTTGGGGACGTTGTTTCATTTGATACTACTTATGAGACAAATAGATATTCAATGATTTTTGCACCATTTACTGGAGTAAACCATCATAGGCAATGTGTTACTTTTGGAGCAGCATTTTTAGCAGATGAGAAAGCTGATTCATTCATTTGGTTGTTTGAAAAATTTTTAGAAGCCATGGGTCACCATCAACCAAACCTTATAATAACAGATCAAGATCCTGCAATGAAAGTAGCTATAGAGAAGATTTTTAATCATTCTGCTCATAGATTTTGTATGTGGCACATTATGAAGAAAGTTTCTGAAAAAGTTGGTGTTTCATTGAATGCCAATGAGGAGTTCAACACTGATTTCAAGTCATGTATTTGGAGATCGGAGACAGcaaatgaatttgaaacaacATGGAAATCTATCATTATTAGATTTCAATTACAAAAGAATGATTGGCTCTCACATATGTATGATATTCGAAGCATGTGGATCCCAGCTTACTTTAAAGATATTTTTTTAGCTGGGATATTGAGAACAACCTCAAGATCAGAAAGTGAGAATTCTTTCTATGGTAAATTTTTGAATCCTAATGTTAGTTTGGTTGAATTTTGGATGAGATTTGATTCTGCTATCGAAGCACAGAGGCAAAAGGAACTACTTGCAGATAATGATTCACTTCACTCACAACCAAAACTGAAGTTGAATCGCAATTTAGAAAAGCATGGATCAAATGTTTATACTCATGAGAACTTTTATAAGTTTCAGAAAGAGTTATGGATTGCATGTGTGGATTGTGGAGTTGAAAGCAAGAAAGAGGAGGGTGGACTGGAAATATTGCATATAATCGATAACAGTCACGCCAATGCTAAAATGCGAGAAGTGGCTTATAATCCTTCTAATCACAATGCAGAATGCTCTTGCAAAATGTATCAATCTCAAGGAATACCTTGTAGACACATACTTTGTGTTCTAAAAGGGAAAGGATTAAATGAGATCCCAAGTAATTACATTTTAAATAGGTGGACTAAGTTGGCAAATAGAAAACCTATTTTTGATACTGCTGAGAATGCATTGGAAATGTGTTCTAAACCAGAAAATGAGAGGAAGATCATTTCAGATGTATGGGATCACTTATTCAAGTGTGTGGAGAAGGCGGGAAATAGTAAAGAAAAATTGCTTTTCGTGATGAATGGAGTTATTGACATTGAAAAGCAATTGAACGAGTTTGAAGAGAATCCTGAACAAGATATGGCTGATGACTTGCAAACTTTTGTTGGATCCAATATTCCTAAAGAAGTGGAAATCCTTCCCCCACGGGTTTCAAAAACAAAGGGAAGTGGAAGACGAATCAAAGGTGGAAAAGAGAAGGCTGTAGAACAACAacagaaaagaacaaggctttGTAGAACTTGTGGCGAACATGGAATTCATGACAGTCGTAACTGTCCCTCAAAAGCATCTTCCTAG